One genomic segment of Streptomyces liangshanensis includes these proteins:
- a CDS encoding carbohydrate ABC transporter permease, producing MTTAPRKTVPGAVGTGGDSHRTPAAAPGTGGTGKPRRPRSYEALTGYLFVGPAVILFCVMGLYTVGYGFALSFATWNGFTPNWTWVGLDNYADLLWRSPVYAPRVRHAALNTLWVMIASPALTVAVSFPLAVLLNRVRRLQSVLRSVYFLPYVTSGVAVFFAWQYILQPDGAINYLLDSVGLGSLSQPQGWLGNPSTAMPTMIAVTVWGHVPVAMLLYLTGLQGIDRSVLEAAELDGAGWWRTNASVIWPLVRPITAIVMLLNLRESLQGFQTFLVMTNGGPGDHTNVLGLEAYRLAFLKNLAPTLGLASALGWILFAAALVLALINLRALRSKT from the coding sequence GTGACCACAGCTCCCCGGAAGACCGTGCCGGGGGCGGTGGGGACCGGCGGCGACAGCCACCGGACCCCGGCCGCCGCCCCCGGCACGGGCGGGACCGGGAAGCCCCGGCGCCCGCGCTCCTACGAAGCCCTCACCGGATACCTGTTCGTCGGCCCCGCCGTGATCCTCTTCTGCGTCATGGGCCTGTACACCGTGGGGTACGGCTTCGCGCTCAGCTTCGCCACCTGGAACGGCTTCACCCCGAACTGGACCTGGGTCGGCCTCGACAACTACGCCGACCTGCTCTGGCGCAGCCCCGTCTACGCGCCCCGGGTCCGGCACGCGGCCCTCAACACCCTCTGGGTGATGATCGCCTCGCCGGCCCTGACCGTCGCGGTGTCGTTCCCGCTCGCCGTCCTGCTCAACCGGGTCAGACGGCTCCAGTCCGTCCTGCGCTCCGTGTACTTCCTGCCGTACGTCACCAGTGGTGTCGCCGTCTTCTTCGCCTGGCAGTACATCCTCCAGCCGGACGGCGCGATCAACTACCTGCTGGACAGCGTCGGCCTCGGCTCCCTCAGCCAGCCGCAGGGCTGGCTCGGCAACCCGTCCACCGCCATGCCGACCATGATCGCGGTCACGGTGTGGGGCCACGTACCGGTCGCGATGCTGCTCTACCTGACCGGACTCCAGGGCATCGACCGCAGCGTGCTGGAGGCCGCCGAACTGGACGGCGCCGGCTGGTGGCGTACCAACGCCTCCGTCATCTGGCCGCTCGTCCGGCCGATCACGGCCATCGTCATGCTGCTCAACCTGCGGGAGTCCCTCCAGGGCTTCCAGACCTTCCTGGTGATGACGAACGGCGGCCCGGGGGACCACACCAACGTGCTGGGCCTGGAGGCGTACCGCCTCGCGTTCCTCAAGAACCTCGCGCCCACCCTGGGGCTCGCCAGCGCGCTCGGCTGGATCCTGTTCGCCGCCGCCCTGGTCCTGGCCCTGATCAACCTGCGAGCGCTGCGGAGCAAGACATGA
- a CDS encoding ABC transporter substrate-binding protein has product MRIPFTRNVRLAAVAAATALSLTGLSACGGSSGSGGDAKSLEMWTFKQSHVGALRDAAAEFKKQTGITVKVEAYTPDDAYTTKVQSAAKTGDLPDVLEVHSDGEDRTLGAAGILSDLSGDFKGDWAGRIQQSVQQSGLVTAQRFKDSQPTTAKDHGIKEGQRFSVPLTVGTFGIVYANKKMLAEAGINKAPADWEEFLAALKATKAKNGTTGGLALGLKVQSTGLNWVLQPLAFSQLGQSAYESLFGKDKNADFASPNGLKVLGMYNALTPYWMPGAQTLTIDQADQAFAQGKAAFDVGGTFTLAFLQQNGMKPDDVLAFGLPSPKDGAIPHRALGPLALTGLSLTATSEKPDNAKKWMEFLSQQKVAAQFAKAASDVPATELGADAATVLGPTLSALVDSFKGTPRTTYDPSRGNEFRAPGYEQDDAGAILADLTPLRQQSVEATAKKLRELNASYWAAAQ; this is encoded by the coding sequence ATGCGCATACCTTTCACGCGGAATGTCCGGCTCGCGGCGGTCGCCGCCGCCACCGCCCTGTCACTCACCGGCCTGTCCGCCTGCGGCGGCTCCTCGGGGTCCGGCGGTGACGCGAAGTCACTGGAGATGTGGACCTTCAAGCAGTCCCACGTCGGCGCCCTGCGCGACGCGGCGGCCGAGTTCAAGAAGCAGACGGGCATCACCGTCAAGGTCGAGGCCTACACCCCCGACGACGCCTACACCACCAAGGTGCAGAGCGCCGCGAAGACCGGGGACCTGCCGGACGTGCTCGAAGTGCACTCCGACGGCGAGGACCGCACGCTCGGGGCGGCCGGGATCCTCTCCGACCTCAGCGGCGACTTCAAGGGCGACTGGGCCGGACGCATCCAGCAGTCCGTCCAGCAGTCGGGACTGGTCACCGCACAGCGCTTCAAGGACTCGCAGCCGACCACCGCCAAGGACCACGGCATCAAGGAGGGCCAGCGCTTCAGCGTCCCCCTCACCGTCGGCACCTTCGGCATCGTCTACGCCAACAAGAAGATGCTGGCCGAGGCGGGCATCAACAAGGCACCCGCCGACTGGGAGGAGTTCCTCGCCGCGCTCAAGGCCACCAAGGCCAAGAACGGCACCACCGGCGGCCTCGCCCTCGGCCTCAAGGTCCAGTCCACCGGACTGAACTGGGTCCTCCAGCCGCTCGCGTTCAGCCAGCTCGGCCAGAGCGCCTACGAAAGCCTCTTCGGCAAGGACAAGAACGCCGACTTCGCCTCACCCAACGGTCTCAAGGTCCTCGGCATGTACAACGCCCTGACCCCGTACTGGATGCCGGGCGCCCAGACCCTCACCATCGACCAGGCCGACCAGGCCTTCGCGCAGGGCAAGGCGGCCTTCGACGTCGGCGGCACGTTCACCCTCGCCTTCCTCCAGCAGAACGGCATGAAGCCGGACGACGTGCTCGCCTTCGGCCTGCCCTCCCCGAAGGACGGCGCCATCCCGCACCGCGCGCTCGGCCCGCTCGCGCTCACCGGCCTCAGCCTCACGGCGACGAGCGAGAAGCCCGACAACGCCAAGAAGTGGATGGAGTTCCTGTCCCAGCAGAAGGTCGCCGCGCAGTTCGCCAAGGCCGCCTCCGACGTCCCGGCCACCGAGCTGGGCGCCGACGCCGCCACGGTGCTCGGCCCCACGCTCTCCGCCCTGGTCGACAGCTTCAAGGGCACCCCCAGGACCACGTACGACCCCAGCCGGGGCAACGAGTTCCGCGCACCGGGCTACGAGCAGGACGACGCCGGCGCGATCCTCGCCGACCTCACCCCGCTCCGGCAGCAGTCCGTGGAGGCCACGGCCAAGAAGCTCCGCGAGCTCAACGCCTCCTACTGGGCGGCGGCGCAGTGA
- a CDS encoding NAD-dependent epimerase/dehydratase family protein translates to MRVLVTGAAGHIGQYVLDELLTRDHQITAVDLVPVEDPRVACAHTGDLQDRDLVRKAMDGAEAVVHLGAIPHPVSDDDGALFATNCLTAHRVLDEAGRAGIRRVVAASSLSAIGLAWSPVPQSPRYVPLDEEHPFLVQDPYGLSKIVLEETARATHRRYGTDIACLRFPFTGTGDRLTRQLAAVRDDPAAHRMDLWGWLDTRDAAAAIRRALEADLRGCHVLNVAAPDTSSPLTTAALMQEHHPGVPVLAELDEHTSLFDSTACARLLGYVPRFGWRAGPSSPTGETIPRGAT, encoded by the coding sequence ATGCGCGTCCTGGTCACCGGGGCCGCCGGCCACATCGGGCAGTACGTGCTGGACGAGCTCCTGACCCGGGACCACCAGATCACCGCCGTCGACCTCGTCCCCGTCGAGGACCCCCGCGTCGCGTGCGCCCACACCGGCGACCTCCAGGACCGCGACCTGGTCCGCAAGGCCATGGACGGGGCCGAGGCGGTGGTCCACCTGGGCGCGATCCCGCACCCCGTCAGCGACGACGACGGCGCCCTGTTCGCCACCAACTGCCTCACCGCGCACCGCGTGCTGGACGAGGCCGGCCGCGCCGGGATCCGCCGGGTGGTGGCCGCCTCCAGCCTCTCCGCGATCGGCCTCGCCTGGTCCCCGGTGCCCCAGTCCCCGCGCTACGTGCCCCTGGACGAGGAACACCCCTTCCTGGTCCAGGACCCGTACGGCCTCTCGAAGATCGTGCTGGAGGAGACGGCCCGCGCCACCCACCGCCGGTACGGCACCGACATCGCCTGCCTGCGCTTCCCCTTCACCGGCACCGGCGACCGGCTCACCCGCCAACTCGCCGCCGTACGGGACGATCCCGCCGCCCACCGGATGGACCTCTGGGGCTGGCTGGACACCCGGGACGCCGCCGCCGCGATCCGCCGCGCCCTCGAGGCCGACCTGCGCGGATGCCACGTTCTCAACGTCGCCGCACCCGACACGTCATCCCCACTGACGACGGCGGCGCTGATGCAGGAGCACCACCCGGGAGTGCCCGTCCTCGCCGAACTGGACGAGCACACCTCGCTGTTCGACAGTACGGCCTGCGCCCGGCTGCTGGGGTACGTCCCCCGGTTCGGCTGGCGCGCCGGTCCCTCTTCCCCCACCGGAGAGACCATCCCCAGAGGAGCCACCTGA
- a CDS encoding ThuA domain-containing protein has protein sequence MTSETSDARRALVVRGGWEGHDPVAITDLFLPFLRQRGFDVRVSDSLDVYADAELLAATDLVVQCWSMGDITPEQSAGLASAVRAGTGLAGWHGGIVDSFRGDVAYTLLTGGQFLMHPDGFSDHTVTLAEDRADHPVIAGLNDFQVHTEKYWLATDPDIDVLATTVFEAAEDRPRAVTMPAVWTRTAGAGRVFVSTIGHKADDFDVPEVRALTERGLLWASR, from the coding sequence GTGACATCCGAGACATCCGACGCCAGGCGGGCCCTGGTCGTCCGGGGCGGCTGGGAGGGACACGACCCCGTGGCGATCACGGACCTGTTCCTGCCCTTCCTGCGTCAGCGCGGGTTCGACGTCCGGGTCTCCGACTCCCTGGACGTCTACGCCGACGCCGAACTCCTCGCTGCCACCGACCTGGTGGTGCAGTGCTGGTCGATGGGCGACATCACCCCGGAGCAGAGCGCGGGGCTGGCCTCGGCCGTCCGCGCCGGGACGGGCCTGGCGGGCTGGCACGGCGGGATCGTGGACTCCTTCCGCGGCGACGTCGCGTACACCCTGCTGACAGGGGGCCAGTTCCTCATGCACCCCGACGGGTTCTCCGACCACACCGTCACCCTCGCCGAGGACCGCGCGGACCATCCGGTGATCGCCGGACTCAACGACTTCCAGGTCCACACCGAGAAGTACTGGCTGGCGACCGACCCGGACATCGACGTCCTGGCCACCACCGTCTTCGAGGCCGCGGAGGACCGGCCGCGGGCCGTCACCATGCCCGCCGTCTGGACCAGGACCGCGGGCGCCGGGCGGGTGTTCGTCTCCACGATCGGCCACAAGGCGGACGACTTCGACGTGCCCGAGGTGCGCGCACTCACCGAGAGGGGCCTGCTGTGGGCGAGCC
- a CDS encoding IclR family transcriptional regulator: MAAAARGRRPEEVKSAARVLEVLELLGAEGARLSLAEMAGAMAVPKSSLHAILRTMEARRWVDLDASGTRYSLGLKALLTGTAYLEGDDVASLAGPVLDALAEETGESVHLGRLDGTDVVYLAKRESRHALRMYSAVGRRLPAHATALGKAMLSQYEASEVRMRLNWPLERLTPDTVTDPDELLGQLAEARLRGWAMDDGENSPDIRCVAVALGTAQGGGDAISCSAPKSRMDDARAEEVARAVTEAAHSLRTLLKRLGQH, encoded by the coding sequence GTGGCAGCAGCAGCGCGCGGGCGCAGGCCCGAAGAGGTCAAGTCCGCCGCTCGGGTGCTTGAGGTGCTCGAACTACTCGGCGCGGAGGGCGCCCGGCTCTCCCTGGCCGAAATGGCGGGGGCGATGGCGGTGCCCAAGAGCAGCCTGCACGCGATCCTGCGCACGATGGAGGCACGCCGCTGGGTGGACCTGGACGCGTCGGGGACCCGCTACAGCCTGGGCCTCAAGGCTCTGCTGACGGGGACCGCCTACCTGGAGGGCGACGACGTGGCGAGCCTCGCGGGGCCGGTGCTCGACGCCCTCGCGGAGGAGACGGGAGAGTCGGTGCACCTGGGCAGGCTGGACGGCACGGACGTCGTCTACCTGGCCAAACGCGAGTCGCGGCACGCCCTGCGGATGTACTCCGCGGTGGGGCGCAGGCTGCCGGCGCACGCCACGGCGCTGGGCAAGGCGATGCTCTCCCAGTACGAGGCCTCGGAGGTGCGGATGCGGCTCAACTGGCCACTGGAGCGGCTGACCCCGGACACCGTCACCGACCCGGACGAACTGCTGGGTCAGCTGGCGGAGGCGCGGCTGCGGGGCTGGGCGATGGACGACGGCGAGAATTCGCCGGACATCCGGTGCGTGGCGGTGGCGCTCGGCACGGCCCAGGGCGGGGGTGACGCGATCAGCTGCTCGGCGCCGAAGAGCCGGATGGACGACGCCCGCGCGGAGGAGGTGGCCCGGGCCGTGACGGAGGCCGCGCACTCGTTGCGGACGCTCCTGAAACGGCTCGGTCAGCACTGA
- a CDS encoding carbohydrate ABC transporter permease yields MTSISVKARPGASDDTRARTRRRIARAVVGVLLALYGLVSVYPFLWMVSAAFKDQIEVVRGGHLIPRNPTFETLVDTWNELHFFDFFLNSLLVTLYTVVLTLVIYAAAGYAFAVLRFPGRGLLQKLFVSLLFVPGITVMLPIVLLEDRMGILGTHFGLVLPFVNGGAPLSILLMTGAFLAVPLELRDSARVDGASELRIFTSVYLPLARPALITVGLLTAIPTWNEFLLTRVSLNDPSTYTLPLGLQTLSAENVPHYNNLMAGALIVVIPVIILFLSLQRYFVNGLVGAVKG; encoded by the coding sequence ATGACATCGATATCCGTCAAGGCCCGGCCGGGCGCCTCCGACGACACCCGGGCACGGACCCGCAGGCGGATCGCCCGCGCCGTGGTCGGTGTGCTGCTGGCGCTCTACGGCCTCGTCAGCGTCTACCCGTTCCTGTGGATGGTGTCCGCCGCCTTCAAGGACCAGATCGAGGTCGTACGCGGCGGTCACCTCATCCCGCGGAACCCGACGTTCGAGACGCTCGTCGACACCTGGAACGAACTGCACTTCTTCGACTTCTTCCTCAACAGCCTGCTGGTCACCCTCTACACCGTGGTGCTGACCCTGGTGATCTACGCGGCGGCCGGCTATGCCTTCGCCGTCCTGCGCTTCCCCGGCCGCGGCCTGCTCCAGAAGCTCTTCGTCTCCCTGCTGTTCGTGCCCGGCATCACGGTGATGCTGCCGATCGTGCTGCTGGAGGACAGGATGGGCATCCTCGGTACCCACTTCGGGCTGGTGCTGCCCTTCGTCAACGGCGGCGCCCCACTGTCGATCCTCCTGATGACCGGCGCCTTCCTCGCCGTACCGCTGGAACTGCGCGACTCGGCGCGGGTCGACGGCGCGAGCGAGCTGCGCATCTTCACCAGCGTCTACCTGCCCCTGGCCAGACCGGCGTTGATCACGGTCGGGCTGCTGACCGCGATCCCGACCTGGAACGAGTTCCTGCTCACCCGGGTCTCGCTGAACGACCCGTCCACGTACACCCTGCCCCTCGGGCTCCAGACACTCTCGGCGGAGAACGTGCCGCACTACAACAACCTGATGGCCGGCGCGCTCATCGTCGTCATCCCGGTGATCATCCTCTTCCTCAGCCTCCAGCGGTACTTCGTCAACGGACTGGTCGGGGCGGTGAAGGGCTGA
- a CDS encoding glycoside hydrolase family 99 protein gives MSATPRRWTSPTRRTFLAGAAAAGATALGVPAAGAAESVPTAAAALSTDVHIFYYPWYGSPKVHGSWRHWQQGGLTPPDALSSDFYPALGAYDSGDRAAVDQHMRWMRAAGTGVLVTSWWGRGSYEESLSRLVLDAAAAAGLKVAWHIEPYGGRTAASVAADVRYLAATYGGHPAYYRAAGRGNRNAFYVFQSLDIPDWTAIESVKSLGIVLTQTTDTSKAAHFGGMYSYDGIAAASLPDWSGVDRFCAANGLVWSPSFGPGYVDDRAVPGNTTPTVGRANGATYDRVWQHTLTGGATGGPPPWVSITSFNEWHEGSQIEPADATPPAVLRYQTYDGAYGRTGAAAETAYIERTQYWVQQYVARRPA, from the coding sequence ATGTCCGCCACCCCACGCCGATGGACTTCCCCCACCCGCAGGACCTTCCTCGCCGGCGCCGCCGCGGCCGGAGCCACCGCCCTCGGCGTCCCCGCCGCCGGGGCCGCCGAATCCGTGCCGACCGCCGCCGCCGCGCTCAGCACCGACGTCCACATCTTCTACTACCCCTGGTACGGCTCTCCGAAGGTCCACGGCTCCTGGCGCCACTGGCAGCAGGGCGGCCTCACCCCGCCGGACGCCCTGTCGTCCGACTTCTACCCGGCGCTCGGCGCGTACGACTCCGGGGACCGCGCCGCCGTCGACCAGCACATGAGGTGGATGCGCGCGGCCGGCACCGGGGTGCTCGTCACCAGCTGGTGGGGGCGCGGCAGTTACGAGGAGTCGCTGTCCCGGCTCGTCCTGGACGCCGCCGCGGCGGCCGGGCTCAAGGTCGCCTGGCACATCGAGCCGTACGGGGGCCGCACCGCCGCCTCCGTCGCCGCCGACGTCCGCTACCTCGCCGCCACCTACGGCGGCCACCCCGCGTACTACCGGGCCGCCGGCCGCGGCAACCGCAACGCCTTCTACGTCTTCCAGAGCCTCGACATCCCCGACTGGACGGCGATCGAGTCGGTCAAGAGCCTCGGGATCGTCCTCACCCAGACCACCGACACGTCCAAGGCCGCGCACTTCGGCGGCATGTACTCGTACGACGGCATCGCCGCCGCCTCGCTGCCGGACTGGAGCGGCGTCGACCGCTTCTGCGCCGCGAACGGCCTGGTCTGGTCGCCGTCCTTCGGCCCCGGATACGTCGACGACCGCGCCGTGCCCGGCAACACCACGCCGACCGTCGGGCGCGCGAACGGCGCCACCTACGACCGGGTGTGGCAGCACACCCTGACCGGCGGCGCCACCGGCGGCCCGCCGCCCTGGGTGAGCATCACCTCGTTCAACGAGTGGCACGAGGGCAGCCAGATCGAACCGGCCGACGCCACCCCGCCTGCCGTCCTCCGCTACCAGACGTACGACGGGGCCTACGGCAGGACCGGGGCCGCCGCCGAGACGGCGTACATCGAACGGACCCAGTACTGGGTCCAGCAGTACGTGGCACGACGCCCCGCCTGA
- a CDS encoding enolase C-terminal domain-like protein gives MAQPDARSEVLAPAPWVEERGAKIRITAVRTFLTAPHGCPHLIVRVETNEPGLYGLGCASDPQRTLAVRSVLDDYLAPMLVGRDPDDIDDIHRLLLNSAYWRGGSLTGNALGGVDVALWDLKAKRLGAPLYSLFGGRVRAFAEAYTHVDGADAAEIADLVTAARERGYRHVRIQAAVPGSDTYGTKAAGAADARALRTRSVPWDSTAYVRTVPGVLTGVRERVGDGVELLHDVHERLDPRQARDFLRRVEDAGLYFVEDLLAPEDASHFAGLRATSSVPLAVGELFSDVGQFLPLLDGPAIDFARIRVPTLGGLTPARKLAAYCELRGVRLAPHGPADVSPVAQAATLALDISSHAFGVQEAAVFRPAVHEVFPGTITARDGGLVPYETPGHGVDFDEAAARRYPVPEPLEHDRWALLRNTDGSVQRP, from the coding sequence ATGGCTCAGCCTGATGCCCGCTCCGAGGTCCTCGCCCCCGCTCCGTGGGTCGAGGAACGCGGGGCCAAGATCCGCATCACGGCCGTACGCACGTTCCTGACGGCCCCGCACGGCTGTCCCCACCTCATCGTCCGCGTCGAGACCAACGAACCGGGGCTGTACGGCCTGGGCTGTGCGAGCGATCCGCAGCGCACCCTCGCCGTGCGATCCGTCCTGGACGACTACCTCGCCCCGATGCTCGTCGGACGCGACCCGGACGACATCGACGACATCCACCGCCTTCTCCTCAACAGCGCCTACTGGCGCGGCGGTTCCCTCACCGGGAACGCGCTCGGCGGTGTCGACGTCGCCCTCTGGGACCTCAAGGCCAAACGGCTCGGGGCCCCGCTGTACTCCCTGTTCGGCGGCCGCGTACGGGCGTTCGCCGAGGCCTACACCCACGTCGACGGCGCGGACGCCGCCGAGATCGCGGACCTGGTCACGGCCGCCCGCGAACGCGGCTACCGCCATGTCCGGATCCAGGCGGCGGTCCCCGGCTCCGACACGTACGGCACGAAGGCGGCCGGCGCCGCCGACGCCCGCGCGCTGCGCACCCGTTCGGTCCCCTGGGACTCCACCGCGTACGTACGGACCGTGCCCGGCGTCCTCACCGGGGTCCGCGAGCGCGTCGGCGACGGCGTGGAGCTGCTGCACGACGTGCACGAGCGGCTCGACCCCCGCCAGGCCAGGGATTTCCTGCGCCGCGTCGAGGACGCGGGGCTGTACTTCGTGGAGGACCTGCTCGCCCCGGAGGACGCGTCCCACTTCGCTGGACTGCGGGCGACCTCCTCCGTACCGCTCGCGGTGGGCGAACTGTTCAGCGACGTAGGGCAGTTCCTGCCGCTGCTCGACGGGCCCGCCATCGACTTCGCCCGGATCCGGGTCCCCACGCTCGGCGGGCTCACCCCGGCCAGGAAGCTGGCGGCCTACTGCGAGCTGCGGGGCGTACGGCTCGCCCCGCACGGGCCCGCCGACGTCAGCCCGGTGGCCCAGGCCGCCACGCTGGCGCTCGACATCAGCAGCCACGCCTTCGGCGTCCAGGAGGCGGCGGTCTTCCGGCCGGCCGTCCACGAGGTCTTCCCGGGCACGATCACCGCCCGGGACGGCGGCCTCGTACCGTACGAGACACCCGGTCACGGCGTCGACTTCGACGAGGCCGCCGCGCGCCGGTACCCGGTGCCCGAGCCTCTGGAGCACGACCGCTGGGCCCTGCTGCGCAACACCGACGGGAGCGTGCAACGACCGTGA